Within the Longimicrobiales bacterium genome, the region GGCGAGCTCGCTCAGCAGGATGAACAGTGCAGCGGTTGCGCCGATCAGCAGCCAGAGCGGCAGCGTGTGGAATGCGACGACCATCTCGCCGAATGCGGTCGTCAGACCGGAATCGTCGAACGCCCGCGCCAGTGAGAGTCCGCCGCCAAAGAGGATGAGCACCCCCCACGGCAGCTCGCGCGTGTCCTCCCACACCAGGATCGGCCGCCGCTCGCCGGACGGCAGCAGGAACAGCAGCACCGCCCCTGCCATGGCGATGGTCGCATCATCGATCCAGGGCGCAAGCGACGTCAGCCCCGGCAGCGTCACGTCACCGATCTGCTTCGGCTGGCGCAGCAGCCACGCAACGGCCATCGACGTGAACACGACGGCAACGATCGTTTCCGCACGGCTGCGCGGTCCCAGGCGACGTCGCTCGATCTGCAGCATCTCGTGCGCGCCGGCGGGCAGCGCGGGCGAGCGGAACAGCACGAAAACCAGGAGCGCCCAGGCAGCCGGCAGCAGCACCAGCGTCACTGGCAGGCCGACCGTGAGCCAGCTCGTGAAGCTGATGGTGCGACCGGCAAGCTCCACGGCCGATGCGGCGAGGACAGCGTTCGGCGGCGTGCCGATCAGCGTGGCAATGCCACCGATCGTCGCGGCGTACGCGATCCCGAGCATGAGAGCGGTGCCGAAGGGGAAGGCTGCGTTGTCCGTCTCCGGCGGCCGCAGCAGCTCGGCGAGCGCGAGGCCGATCGGGATCATCATCGCGGCCGTCGCGGTGTTGGAGACCCACATGCTGAGGAACGCGGTTGCGAGCATGAAGCCCAGCACCAGCGTGTGCGGCCGCGCGCCCGCCCGGGCGACGATCGCGAGCGCCATGCGGCGGTGCAGCCCCCACCGCTGCATGGCCATGGCGACTACGAACCCGCCCAGGAACAGGAAGACGACAGGATTGGCGTAGGGCGCCGCTGCGTCGGTGGCGGAGAGCACGCCGAGCGCGGGGAAGAGCACGAGCGGCACCAGCGACGTCACCGCCAGCGGCACTGCCTCCGTCAGCCACCAGGCCGACATGAGCGCAGCGACCGCGGCGGTCCGCTGTGCCGCCGGCGGCAGAGGAAGCGGCAGCAGCAGTACGACAGCGAACACCGCGACGCCGGCCCACAGGCCGCGTCGCACGGACCCCGTCGTTCCCGGCTGCTGCGTCTGTGCGGTGCTCACTCGGTCGGCGGCGTGTCGTCCTCGAACATCGGGCTGATCTCGCGCCACAGGTCCTCGACCATGCGCCGGAGCTCGCGGACGCGATCCTCCTCCGCGGGATGGTCCTGCAGGTGGTAGCGCGCGGCGGACAGTGCGCTGAACGCGCGCCACAGCGCCTTGGACGCCGGCGTGCGATCGCGCGGCTGGCGCTTCTCGTCACGGAGCTGTGCGAGCACCCACTCCTGCAGCTCCTCGTCGAGCTGCACGACGCCTCCCTCGCCCCTGGACTCGTCCTCGATGATCTTCGACAGCTTGCGTTTGAACGACTTCGGCACGCCCGCCAGGACGTAGACCGTCAGATCCTCGCGTTCGAGCAATTCCGCGGACATTCTCTCCCTCCGTCAGGGGTAGTGCTTCGGCGCGTTCAGCGCTCGACCACCATCGAAAAGCCCAGCCCGCCCGCAGCGCAGACGGTGATCAGGCCGAGACCAAGACCGCGACGCCGCATTTCGCGCAGCAGCGTGATCGTCAGGCGTCCTCCCGTGGCGCCGAACGGGTGCCCGATCGCGATACTGCCGCCCATCACGTTGATGCGGCTCTCGTCCAGGATGCCGACCTTCCGGTCGCGTCCCAGCTCGCGGCGGGCAAACTCGTCGGAATCCAGCGCCTGCAGGTTGGAAAGCACCTGCGACGCGAACGCCTCGTGCATCTCCCACAGCTCGATGTCCTGCATCGTCACGCCGGCGCGCTCCAGTGCGACCGGCGCGGCATATGCCGGACCCTGCAGCAGCTGTGCACCGGGGTTCAGCGCGCTGTACGCATAGCTGCGGATGTAGCCGAGCGGCTCGTACCCCAGCGCCTTCGCCTTTTCCTCGTCCATCAGCAGCACCGCCGATGCGCCATCCGTGAGCGGCGATGCGTTGCCTGCAGTGACGGTGCCGTACTTCCTGTCGAAGACCGGCTTGAGCGACGCGAGCTTGTCCAGCGACGTGTCGCCGCGGATGCCGTTGTCGGTGTCCGCCACTTCCTCGTAGTCGGGCGGGATGAAGACGGGAACGATCTCCTCCTTGAGCCGCCCGTCCGCATGACCCTGCTGCGCAAGCTGATGCGAGCGCAGTGCCCACCGGTCCTGCGCCTCGCGCGAGATGCCGTTCTCCTTCGCCATGCGCTCGGCGCTCTCGCCCATCGACTCGCCCGTCGAC harbors:
- a CDS encoding SLC13 family permease — encoded protein: MSTAQTQQPGTTGSVRRGLWAGVAVFAVVLLLPLPLPPAAQRTAAVAALMSAWWLTEAVPLAVTSLVPLVLFPALGVLSATDAAAPYANPVVFLFLGGFVVAMAMQRWGLHRRMALAIVARAGARPHTLVLGFMLATAFLSMWVSNTATAAMMIPIGLALAELLRPPETDNAAFPFGTALMLGIAYAATIGGIATLIGTPPNAVLAASAVELAGRTISFTSWLTVGLPVTLVLLPAAWALLVFVLFRSPALPAGAHEMLQIERRRLGPRSRAETIVAVVFTSMAVAWLLRQPKQIGDVTLPGLTSLAPWIDDATIAMAGAVLLFLLPSGERRPILVWEDTRELPWGVLILFGGGLSLARAFDDSGLTTAFGEMVVAFHTLPLWLLIGATAALFILLSELASNTAVAAMGMPVLAAAGQGLGYDPMIFMVVGALASSAAFMLPVGTPPNAIAFGTGYISMRDMIRAGALLNVLSVIVCTLAALLLGSRI
- the fadI gene encoding acetyl-CoA C-acyltransferase FadI, whose product is MAENGRRVAIVDGCRTPFSKAGSYFRDMSPTQLGTVAVRELLSRADLVPDQIDELVYGVVVPNIDAPNVAREVGLAAGIPPTKPAFSVSRACASANQAITSAADQIHRGHADIMIAGGVEVLSDVPMLLSKKLRGALLTASKAKTVAQRVSALAGVRPKDLAPRTPAIAEPSTGESMGESAERMAKENGISREAQDRWALRSHQLAQQGHADGRLKEEIVPVFIPPDYEEVADTDNGIRGDTSLDKLASLKPVFDRKYGTVTAGNASPLTDGASAVLLMDEEKAKALGYEPLGYIRSYAYSALNPGAQLLQGPAYAAPVALERAGVTMQDIELWEMHEAFASQVLSNLQALDSDEFARRELGRDRKVGILDESRINVMGGSIAIGHPFGATGGRLTITLLREMRRRGLGLGLITVCAAGGLGFSMVVER